In Methanothermobacter sp., the following are encoded in one genomic region:
- a CDS encoding GMC family oxidoreductase: MVLIVGSGASGATLARELAVGGFDVTVIERGPYVQDGDAFLCYDESSDDPDILKTSCVGGSTLVAAGNAVRVLEDTLKDYGVDITDDLDAIERELDVRELPDTHIGRGTALLMDAAESLGLEIRRMPKFIRAEKCRPCGKCSFGCPKSAKWSAREFMDEAIEHGAVLVEETEARDLILEGGKVRGIETSAGSFHDETVVLAAGAVETPRILMRAGIDAGRKFFMDTFVTVGGIFDGIGFCDEVQMNALIEMDGFILSPHFSTLLFPERDRVDVLGLMVKIRDEACGRVEADRVVKHHTQRDVRYLAEGAALAGAVLSEAGVRADTLRSTRPRGAHPGGTAAIGDVVDENLETSIQGLFVADASVLPEAPGAPPILTLMALARRLARHLASYL; the protein is encoded by the coding sequence ATGGTTCTCATAGTCGGTTCAGGGGCCTCAGGGGCAACCCTTGCAAGGGAACTTGCAGTGGGAGGATTTGATGTTACCGTAATAGAAAGGGGCCCCTACGTTCAGGATGGGGATGCATTTCTGTGCTACGATGAGAGTTCAGATGACCCTGACATCCTCAAAACAAGCTGCGTTGGCGGATCGACGCTGGTGGCAGCAGGTAACGCCGTAAGGGTCCTTGAGGACACGCTGAAGGATTATGGTGTTGATATAACAGATGATCTTGATGCCATTGAAAGGGAACTTGATGTGCGGGAACTCCCTGATACACACATCGGGAGGGGGACCGCACTCCTCATGGATGCGGCAGAGTCCCTCGGGCTTGAAATAAGGAGGATGCCAAAGTTCATAAGGGCCGAAAAATGCAGACCATGCGGTAAATGCTCCTTTGGCTGCCCCAAAAGTGCCAAGTGGTCTGCAAGGGAATTCATGGATGAGGCAATTGAACATGGCGCTGTACTGGTTGAGGAGACAGAGGCAAGGGATCTGATTCTGGAGGGGGGGAAGGTCAGGGGTATTGAAACCTCAGCAGGCAGTTTCCATGATGAAACCGTTGTCCTGGCAGCAGGGGCAGTTGAAACCCCCAGGATCCTCATGAGGGCAGGTATTGATGCAGGGAGAAAGTTCTTCATGGACACCTTCGTTACGGTGGGGGGCATATTTGATGGGATCGGGTTCTGTGATGAGGTCCAGATGAATGCACTCATTGAAATGGACGGCTTCATACTCTCACCCCACTTCTCAACCCTCCTCTTTCCTGAGAGGGATAGGGTTGACGTCCTGGGGCTCATGGTCAAGATAAGGGATGAGGCCTGCGGCCGTGTGGAGGCTGATAGGGTTGTGAAGCACCACACCCAGAGGGATGTGAGGTATCTCGCTGAGGGCGCTGCCCTTGCAGGGGCGGTTCTATCTGAGGCGGGTGTAAGGGCAGATACCCTACGATCCACACGCCCCCGGGGAGCCCACCCTGGGGGTACAGCGGCCATAGGGGATGTTGTGGACGAGAACCTTGAAACATCAATTCAGGGCCTCTTTGTGGCCGATGCCAGTGTTCTGCCTGAGGCACCAGGGGCACCGCCGATCCTCACCCTCATGGCACTTGCAAGGCGCCTTGCAAGGCACCTGGCATCTTATTTATAA
- a CDS encoding 4Fe-4S binding protein yields the protein MKAWLKFSPNIVNKSIISEAIKRYDIDFNILRANITPRGGKMLVEISGPEERKGIEFIEDAGIEVHPAMRVVKKDREKCVDCGACVSLCPVSAICIEDDWEIRIDDQKCIGCSFCVNSCPTRAIMLFE from the coding sequence ATGAAGGCCTGGCTTAAATTCTCACCTAACATCGTTAACAAATCCATAATCTCAGAGGCAATAAAGCGGTACGACATTGACTTCAACATACTCCGTGCCAACATCACCCCCCGTGGGGGTAAGATGCTCGTTGAGATAAGCGGTCCGGAGGAGAGGAAGGGAATAGAGTTCATAGAGGACGCTGGAATTGAGGTTCACCCCGCAATGAGGGTGGTAAAAAAGGACAGGGAGAAGTGCGTGGACTGCGGGGCCTGCGTCTCACTCTGTCCTGTAAGCGCCATATGCATCGAGGACGACTGGGAGATCAGGATTGACGACCAGAAGTGCATAGGATGCAGCTTCTGTGTGAACTCATGCCCTACAAGGGCCATAATGCTATTTGAATGA
- a CDS encoding homocysteine biosynthesis protein, whose translation MKTIEEINQKIRDGDAVVVTAAEMTAIVAETGPEDAAREVDVVTTGTFGAMCSSGAFINFGHSDPPIKMSKTYLNGVEAYSGLAAVDAYIGATQPNRDPEIGLSYGGSHVIEDLIRGKEIELVAEAYGTDCYPLKSVETLISLDTINQAVMVNPRNCYQNYAVAVNSTQETLYTYMGTLLPNYGNVTYSSAGELSPLLNDPYFQTIGVGTKIFLCGAEGHIIGEGTQHSTDVDRNNGVPVSAAGTLMVRGDMKEMDPEYVRGATMPRYGPTLYVGAGIPIPVLNEDIAAATGISDEEIVCRVIDYGVPRRSRPVVMETNYKELRSGKIEINGVEVPTSPLSSLKKAREIAEELKSWIEMGDFLLTEPVKPLPSRGHSTRPLEIRRPSIMVRELESKPVIMTHEDDDLREVARKMVDNSINHIPVVDSQGILRGIVTSWDIADAVARGKKSLKDVMTRRVIVARENEPVDVVARRIDKYNISGLPIVDEENRVKGIITAEDISRLIGKLENRGESI comes from the coding sequence TTGAAAACAATTGAGGAAATAAACCAGAAGATCAGGGATGGGGATGCTGTCGTCGTAACCGCAGCTGAGATGACAGCAATCGTGGCTGAAACCGGACCAGAAGATGCTGCAAGGGAAGTTGATGTTGTTACAACCGGTACATTTGGTGCTATGTGTTCATCAGGCGCTTTCATCAACTTCGGTCACTCTGATCCACCAATAAAGATGTCGAAGACGTACCTGAATGGTGTGGAGGCATATTCTGGACTTGCAGCTGTGGACGCCTACATAGGGGCAACACAGCCAAACAGGGACCCTGAGATAGGCCTCAGTTATGGAGGTTCACATGTCATAGAGGACCTCATAAGGGGAAAGGAGATAGAACTGGTTGCAGAGGCCTACGGTACCGACTGCTACCCATTAAAAAGTGTGGAGACCCTCATAAGCCTTGATACAATAAACCAGGCGGTAATGGTGAACCCCAGAAACTGCTACCAGAACTATGCAGTTGCCGTCAATTCAACCCAGGAGACCCTCTACACCTACATGGGAACACTCCTCCCAAATTACGGTAATGTGACATATTCAAGTGCAGGGGAACTGAGCCCCCTCCTCAACGACCCCTACTTCCAGACGATAGGGGTGGGCACAAAGATATTCCTCTGCGGTGCAGAGGGCCATATAATCGGGGAGGGTACACAGCACTCAACGGATGTGGATAGAAATAATGGTGTTCCTGTTTCAGCTGCAGGGACCCTCATGGTAAGGGGTGATATGAAGGAGATGGACCCTGAATACGTGAGGGGGGCGACCATGCCAAGGTACGGCCCTACACTCTATGTTGGGGCGGGGATACCCATCCCAGTGCTCAATGAGGATATAGCGGCGGCAACAGGAATATCAGATGAGGAAATAGTCTGCAGGGTGATAGACTACGGTGTTCCAAGAAGATCAAGGCCAGTTGTCATGGAAACAAACTATAAGGAGCTGAGATCAGGTAAAATTGAAATAAATGGTGTTGAGGTCCCGACATCTCCACTTTCATCACTTAAAAAGGCGAGGGAGATTGCAGAGGAACTGAAATCATGGATTGAAATGGGAGATTTCCTCCTCACAGAGCCGGTGAAACCCCTACCATCAAGGGGGCATTCCACAAGGCCACTGGAAATAAGGAGACCCTCAATAATGGTGAGGGAACTCGAGAGCAAACCCGTCATAATGACCCATGAGGATGACGACCTCAGGGAGGTGGCAAGGAAGATGGTTGATAACAGCATAAACCATATACCTGTTGTTGACAGCCAGGGTATCCTCAGGGGTATTGTGACATCATGGGACATCGCAGATGCAGTTGCAAGGGGCAAGAAAAGCCTTAAGGATGTAATGACCCGTAGGGTAATCGTAGCACGGGAAAATGAACCAGTTGACGTTGTTGCAAGACGTATAGATAAATATAACATATCTGGTTTACCGATAGTGGATGAGGAAAACCGGGTGAAGGGTATAATCACAGCAGAGGATATTTCAAGGCTGATAGGAAAACTGGAGAATAGGGGAGAGTCAATATGA
- a CDS encoding TldD/PmbA family protein, whose protein sequence is MDIDMDHLERVISGIAEKVEYADIRAGTSSSSSIILKDGNVQEVKSGEAAGFRIRVLKNGSWGFAFTDEPEELEGMALHAVKMTESLRGDVEVGSLQPQNDKTTIKSSRMPSDVPADEKRELVFEAHHAASVDGVVSTTVSYVDMESSTVFLNSEGSCIEMNDSKVALFLNAVASDGTSIQFGHGSCGGTGGFEILEREDIEEFGRRTGEKAVRLLSADSPPSGRFHVITDPELTGVFIHEALGHAAEADLILQGDSILEGRLGERIASESVTIVDDPTIDGFGSYSYDAEGVEASRTVLVEDGTLRSLLNSRETAFKLGLEPSGNARSAIGDQPIVRMSNTFLEPGDLSFDELLEDVRDGIYLRGSRGGQVDTGKGIFQFNAAESFRIRDGEICEPLRDVSLSGNVLETLMNVDGVGSDFKLGIGFCGKSGQSVPVGDGGPHVRTLNAMVGGT, encoded by the coding sequence ATGGATATCGATATGGATCATCTGGAGAGGGTAATCAGCGGTATAGCTGAAAAGGTAGAATACGCGGACATAAGGGCAGGGACCTCATCTTCAAGTTCAATTATACTCAAGGACGGCAATGTACAGGAGGTCAAGTCAGGAGAGGCTGCAGGGTTCAGGATAAGGGTGCTTAAAAATGGTTCATGGGGATTTGCCTTCACCGACGAACCAGAGGAACTGGAGGGAATGGCACTCCATGCTGTTAAGATGACTGAATCCCTCAGGGGTGATGTTGAGGTCGGTTCACTGCAGCCCCAAAACGATAAGACAACCATTAAATCATCAAGGATGCCCTCAGATGTTCCAGCAGATGAGAAACGGGAGCTTGTATTTGAGGCCCACCATGCGGCATCGGTTGATGGGGTTGTGAGCACCACCGTGAGCTACGTTGATATGGAGAGTTCAACCGTTTTCCTCAACTCTGAGGGATCCTGCATAGAGATGAACGATTCAAAGGTTGCTCTGTTCCTCAATGCCGTTGCATCCGACGGTACCAGCATCCAGTTTGGCCATGGTAGCTGCGGCGGTACAGGAGGATTTGAGATACTTGAAAGAGAGGACATCGAAGAATTCGGGCGCAGAACAGGTGAGAAAGCGGTGAGACTCCTATCAGCAGATTCACCACCCTCAGGGCGCTTCCATGTAATAACAGACCCTGAACTTACAGGTGTCTTCATACATGAGGCCCTGGGGCATGCAGCAGAGGCTGACCTCATACTTCAGGGTGACTCAATCCTTGAGGGCAGGCTCGGTGAGAGGATCGCCTCAGAGTCAGTGACAATAGTTGACGATCCCACCATTGATGGTTTTGGTAGCTACAGCTACGATGCAGAGGGTGTGGAGGCATCAAGGACAGTTCTTGTGGAGGACGGCACCCTCAGATCACTCCTGAATTCCAGGGAAACAGCCTTCAAGCTTGGACTTGAACCATCAGGAAATGCACGTTCAGCCATAGGGGACCAGCCCATTGTCAGGATGAGCAACACATTCCTTGAACCAGGAGACCTATCATTTGATGAACTCCTTGAGGATGTGCGTGACGGCATTTACCTGCGGGGTTCAAGGGGAGGTCAGGTTGATACAGGCAAGGGAATATTCCAGTTCAATGCGGCTGAATCATTCAGGATAAGGGATGGTGAGATATGTGAGCCCCTCAGGGACGTTTCACTCTCAGGAAACGTTCTTGAGACCCTCATGAACGTTGATGGTGTTGGGTCAGACTTCAAGCTTGGGATTGGCTTCTGCGGCAAATCCGGACAGAGCGTCCCTGTGGGTGATGGGGGGCCCCATGTGAGGACACTGAATGCAATGGTTGGTGGAACATGA
- a CDS encoding TIGR00296 family protein: protein MKSISREEGKLLIEIARSVIEEHLRGSETFRLPGDLPDKFREKRGVFVTLEKNGELRGCIGYPEPVMTLIDALIDAAISAATRDPRFPPVEPEELDEIEVEVSVLTPPTPIRVENPSEYPQRIRVGVDGLIVERGWARGLLLPQVATEWGWDAEEFLCNTCMKAGLPPDCFYDPQTRVYRFQAQIFSEKDYR, encoded by the coding sequence ATGAAATCCATATCAAGAGAGGAGGGAAAGCTGCTTATTGAAATTGCAAGGAGTGTTATTGAGGAGCACCTGCGCGGCTCCGAAACCTTCAGATTACCAGGAGATCTTCCTGATAAATTCAGGGAGAAAAGGGGAGTATTCGTTACACTGGAGAAGAATGGTGAGCTCAGGGGATGCATAGGTTACCCTGAACCTGTAATGACCCTCATAGATGCCCTCATCGACGCCGCCATATCCGCGGCCACACGTGACCCCCGGTTCCCGCCTGTTGAGCCTGAGGAACTTGATGAGATAGAGGTTGAGGTCAGCGTCCTCACACCACCCACCCCCATCAGGGTTGAGAATCCTTCTGAGTATCCCCAGAGAATAAGGGTTGGTGTTGATGGCCTCATCGTTGAGAGGGGATGGGCTAGGGGCCTTCTCCTGCCACAGGTTGCAACAGAGTGGGGATGGGACGCTGAGGAGTTCCTCTGCAACACCTGCATGAAGGCCGGACTCCCACCTGACTGCTTCTATGACCCCCAGACAAGGGTTTACAGGTTTCAGGCCCAGATATTCAGTGAAAAGGACTACAGATAA